A genomic segment from Desulfurella amilsii encodes:
- a CDS encoding acetyl-CoA hydrolase/transferase family protein — translation MSNFSDFKNGSFAQSSPAMQKIRNKTITAEKFASMVKSGDWIYGCMVGTDAVAPRKAIFQRLGEGSDKLQNIEMWAVDNAFLGTDFGLRYDKEGKYHIQHQGFIHKGTKDAIKEGWQGFDWYQWGWSMHMNYQFARFYKKDKSQRIADWGIATIAKPEGSYVNGSYGASNFMITAKTCKKFVCEIREDHAWCEPGRNVNLHVDNVDYFIEVDLLDPDFQYPRLDERAIKPSETEKKIAEHILSIMRDGDILQVGIGALPNAVVLAIADSDLKHLGVHTEMIGEWAFTLIEKGLIDNSRKSIDQGRCAWAYAVPFIPERYFEFMHHNPMFAAYDINYTNNFLTLSMVDNFMGIMSFAKMDIRGQVVSSCVAGRPISSTGGQFQFIVGGQLSKGGRAVLAATSRTPDGKSRIIGMLDRGDVVDVPSQFVSYVATEYGIVNLMACTDAEKARKLISIAHPDDREELEKEAAKLGIKTKHWMFDVCPDRRYPTADDLKDHKHGYMDLVIAPKGVSNPSS, via the coding sequence ATGAGTAATTTTTCCGATTTTAAAAATGGGTCGTTTGCACAAAGCAGTCCTGCAATGCAAAAAATCAGAAACAAAACCATTACGGCAGAAAAATTTGCAAGTATGGTTAAATCAGGAGACTGGATATATGGGTGTATGGTTGGTACTGATGCAGTCGCGCCAAGAAAAGCTATTTTTCAAAGATTAGGTGAAGGTTCCGATAAACTCCAAAATATAGAAATGTGGGCCGTAGATAATGCATTTTTAGGAACTGATTTTGGACTTAGATATGACAAGGAAGGTAAATATCACATCCAGCACCAAGGTTTTATACATAAAGGCACAAAAGATGCAATAAAAGAAGGATGGCAGGGTTTTGATTGGTATCAGTGGGGCTGGTCAATGCATATGAACTATCAATTTGCAAGATTTTACAAAAAAGATAAATCACAAAGAATAGCAGACTGGGGTATTGCTACTATAGCAAAGCCAGAGGGTAGTTATGTAAATGGAAGCTATGGTGCTTCGAATTTTATGATTACAGCTAAAACATGCAAAAAATTTGTGTGTGAAATTAGAGAGGATCACGCTTGGTGTGAACCTGGACGCAATGTTAATTTGCATGTTGATAATGTGGATTATTTTATTGAAGTTGATTTATTAGATCCAGATTTTCAATATCCTAGATTAGATGAACGTGCTATTAAACCTTCTGAAACAGAGAAAAAAATTGCTGAACATATCTTATCAATAATGCGAGACGGCGATATTCTTCAAGTTGGTATAGGGGCTTTACCCAACGCTGTCGTTTTAGCAATAGCAGACTCTGATCTAAAGCACCTTGGAGTACATACTGAGATGATAGGTGAATGGGCTTTTACACTAATAGAAAAGGGATTAATTGATAATTCAAGAAAATCAATTGATCAGGGCAGATGCGCATGGGCTTACGCTGTACCTTTTATACCAGAGAGGTATTTTGAATTTATGCATCACAATCCAATGTTCGCTGCTTATGATATTAATTACACCAATAACTTTTTAACATTATCAATGGTTGATAATTTTATGGGTATTATGAGCTTTGCAAAAATGGACATTAGGGGACAAGTTGTATCAAGTTGCGTTGCAGGAAGACCGATATCTAGTACTGGTGGTCAATTTCAATTTATTGTTGGCGGTCAATTATCGAAAGGTGGAAGAGCTGTGCTAGCTGCTACATCTAGAACACCAGATGGTAAATCTCGAATTATCGGAATGCTTGATAGAGGCGATGTTGTAGACGTACCTTCTCAATTTGTAAGCTATGTTGCAACTGAGTATGGGATTGTTAACTTAATGGCTTGCACAGATGCTGAAAAAGCTAGAAAATTAATTAGTATCGCACATCCTGACGATAGAGAAGAATTAGAAAAAGAAGCTGCAAAGCTAGGAATCAAAACAAAACACTGGATGTTTGATGTGTGTCCAGATAGAAGGTATCCAACAGCAGATGACTTAAAAGATCACAAGCATGGTTACATGGATTTAGTTATTGCGCCAAAGGGAGTTAGTAACCCAAGTAGTTAA
- a CDS encoding 4-hydroxyphenylacetate 3-hydroxylase N-terminal domain-containing protein: MLLSKKAYIQRIATKKPNLYINGERIDNFIDHPNIKPMIDSIGLTYELASKDEFKDLATANSQFISEPINRFLHIYTEKEDLIKRIKLARLLSQKLATCNYRCVGCDILNALYATTYDMDEALKTNYHKRLLDYIKYVQQNDLAVSGALTDVRGDRAKSPSQQDDMYLKIVEKKSDGIVVKGAKICQSGTLVVDETVVMPTIALKEADKAYAVSFAMESGTKGVTYVLQNNAYESKKRETPGWESGNPYGDRGTFLVILDNVFVPWDRVFMCEEYNYAGLLVSNFTDIHRYVGSGCKAGFIDTMLGAAKLMSEYNGIQNASHVVNKITDIVKGQESCYACGLAAGYEGIKTKSGVYLPNSLYSNVSKTLGLPAIAQAAINLADITGGVCVTAPSEKDLNNPDIGKYIEHYLKGSDAATTQERLKLIKFVEYWIAGPHLAGAIHGGGSPITPNIFIQRLANVDQKKSLVKELLEIN; the protein is encoded by the coding sequence ATGTTATTATCTAAGAAAGCGTATATTCAAAGAATTGCGACAAAAAAACCAAATCTTTATATTAATGGGGAAAGAATAGATAACTTTATTGATCACCCAAATATTAAACCTATGATTGATTCAATTGGGTTAACATATGAGTTAGCATCAAAAGACGAATTTAAAGATTTGGCAACTGCAAATTCTCAATTTATAAGTGAACCAATTAACAGATTTTTGCATATCTATACAGAAAAAGAAGATCTTATAAAACGCATTAAGTTAGCAAGGCTTTTGAGTCAAAAATTAGCAACTTGCAATTACCGCTGCGTAGGATGTGATATCCTAAACGCTTTATACGCTACTACTTACGACATGGATGAAGCATTAAAAACCAATTATCATAAAAGATTATTGGATTACATTAAATATGTACAACAAAATGATTTAGCTGTGTCTGGTGCATTAACAGATGTAAGGGGCGATAGAGCAAAAAGTCCAAGCCAACAAGATGACATGTATCTAAAAATTGTAGAAAAAAAATCTGACGGTATAGTGGTAAAGGGCGCAAAAATTTGTCAATCCGGTACATTGGTTGTCGATGAAACTGTTGTTATGCCAACAATTGCATTAAAGGAAGCTGATAAAGCCTATGCTGTTTCATTTGCAATGGAATCCGGCACAAAGGGTGTTACGTATGTTTTACAGAATAATGCGTACGAGTCCAAAAAAAGAGAAACGCCAGGTTGGGAATCAGGTAATCCATATGGTGACAGAGGCACGTTTTTAGTTATTCTTGACAACGTATTTGTGCCTTGGGATAGGGTGTTTATGTGCGAAGAATACAACTATGCTGGTTTATTAGTAAGCAATTTTACCGATATTCACAGATATGTTGGCTCTGGCTGTAAAGCAGGTTTTATTGATACAATGCTAGGTGCTGCTAAACTAATGTCAGAATACAACGGTATTCAAAATGCCTCTCATGTAGTAAATAAGATTACGGACATTGTCAAAGGCCAAGAAAGTTGTTATGCATGCGGTTTAGCTGCAGGGTATGAAGGCATAAAGACAAAATCAGGTGTATATTTGCCAAATTCTTTATATTCAAATGTATCAAAAACACTTGGCCTGCCAGCAATTGCTCAGGCTGCTATAAATCTTGCAGATATAACTGGTGGCGTATGCGTTACAGCTCCTTCTGAAAAGGACTTAAATAACCCCGACATAGGAAAATATATAGAGCATTATTTGAAAGGAAGTGATGCGGCTACAACACAAGAAAGGTTAAAATTAATAAAATTTGTTGAATATTGGATAGCAGGACCCCATTTAGCTGGTGCTATTCATGGTGGCGGATCACCTATTACACCAAACATTTTTATACAAAGGTTGGCAAATGTAGATCAAAAAAAATCACTGGTAAAAGAGCTGCTAGAAATCAACTAG
- a CDS encoding enoyl-CoA hydratase/isomerase family protein translates to MPAFKNIIYTEEDNITWIQFNRPNKLNAFTREMWEELYQSLELAKGNKTTLVVVTGTGKAFSAGDDIPSMYKFKTKEESLNFFSILEKPFESLLDFEKPLIGMVNGLAYGGGCELLFFMDIIVAGKDSKFALPETKLGLIPPGALSVGYNVLGIKQINRLALTGEAIDVYEAQRIGLVDYIVEPDKLKDKTLEITRKILSNSKQPMQFIKRLSNKRRIKVELANMIEKLAAFSIEEESKQRMGAFINKKNETSDIFC, encoded by the coding sequence ATGCCTGCTTTTAAAAACATAATTTATACTGAAGAAGATAACATTACCTGGATTCAATTTAATAGACCAAATAAACTCAACGCTTTTACAAGAGAAATGTGGGAAGAGCTTTATCAGTCGCTGGAGTTAGCAAAGGGCAATAAAACGACATTGGTTGTTGTTACAGGTACAGGAAAAGCTTTTAGCGCAGGTGATGATATACCATCCATGTACAAGTTTAAAACTAAAGAAGAATCACTCAATTTCTTTAGCATATTAGAAAAACCATTCGAATCTCTATTAGATTTTGAAAAGCCGCTTATTGGAATGGTAAATGGCTTAGCATATGGTGGCGGTTGTGAGTTACTTTTTTTTATGGATATTATTGTAGCAGGTAAAGATTCTAAATTTGCTTTGCCAGAAACCAAACTTGGATTGATACCACCTGGAGCGCTATCTGTGGGTTACAATGTTTTGGGTATAAAACAAATTAACCGACTTGCTTTGACAGGAGAAGCAATTGATGTATACGAAGCTCAAAGAATTGGCCTTGTGGATTACATAGTAGAACCAGATAAATTAAAAGATAAAACGCTTGAGATTACACGGAAAATCCTTTCTAACTCCAAACAGCCAATGCAGTTTATAAAAAGACTCTCAAACAAACGTAGAATTAAGGTAGAATTAGCTAACATGATTGAGAAATTGGCAGCTTTTTCTATCGAGGAAGAATCAAAACAGAGAATGGGGGCTTTTATAAACAAAAAAAACGAAACTAGTGACATCTTTTGTTAA
- a CDS encoding thiolase family protein produces the protein MSYDNLKKLKDKYAIVGVGYTPQGKVSNRSALSFYVEAGINAIKDAGLKKEDIDGLICYRQFGTLLNEPEPTPYLVAQMLGIQPTILSQESYCPRHHFVQAISLLEAGFCNHVLIIYADNGLSGGRTFIEEATHPEPKNDNYLYGEFGFVGDYALAARRAMYEFNTGPDTWKEIAISQRKWAMLNPTATMYQKPLTPEDYLNSDYIVEPFRKLDAALISDGGRACIVTSVERAKDLKNPIVSIMGIGEANPSIDIHQATYITGPTGAKKASEMAFNMANITLNDIDACEIYDCFTYTVEITMQDYGFFKPGEGKDFFKNGYTAPGGKLPVNTSGGLLSEAYFMGLTPITEALMQLMGRCGQRQLGTAVGNKKPEIILCSDNGSVLQTHATIILRRQ, from the coding sequence ATGAGTTACGACAACCTTAAAAAACTAAAAGATAAATACGCCATTGTGGGTGTAGGTTATACACCACAAGGAAAAGTATCAAATAGGAGTGCTTTAAGTTTTTATGTGGAAGCAGGTATTAATGCAATAAAAGATGCTGGATTAAAAAAAGAAGATATAGATGGTTTAATATGCTATAGGCAATTTGGCACCCTTTTAAATGAACCAGAGCCAACACCTTACTTAGTAGCTCAGATGTTAGGTATACAGCCCACTATTTTAAGTCAAGAATCATATTGCCCAAGGCACCACTTTGTGCAAGCTATATCGCTTTTAGAAGCTGGCTTTTGCAATCACGTTTTAATTATATACGCTGATAATGGCCTCTCAGGAGGCAGAACATTTATAGAAGAAGCTACACACCCAGAACCTAAAAATGACAATTACCTTTATGGTGAATTTGGTTTTGTTGGAGATTATGCGCTTGCTGCAAGAAGAGCCATGTATGAGTTTAACACTGGTCCAGATACTTGGAAAGAAATAGCAATTAGCCAAAGAAAGTGGGCTATGTTAAACCCTACCGCCACAATGTACCAAAAACCATTAACGCCTGAAGACTATTTAAACTCAGACTATATTGTAGAACCGTTTAGAAAACTTGATGCAGCTTTAATAAGCGATGGTGGCAGAGCATGTATTGTCACATCCGTTGAGCGCGCCAAAGATTTAAAAAACCCTATTGTTTCAATAATGGGTATTGGAGAAGCAAACCCTAGCATCGATATACACCAAGCTACCTATATAACAGGACCGACAGGCGCTAAAAAGGCGTCAGAAATGGCTTTTAATATGGCAAATATTACGCTTAATGATATAGACGCATGTGAGATATATGATTGCTTTACATACACAGTAGAAATCACAATGCAAGATTACGGTTTCTTTAAGCCAGGTGAAGGAAAAGACTTCTTTAAAAATGGTTATACTGCTCCAGGTGGCAAACTACCTGTGAATACTTCTGGTGGTTTACTCTCAGAAGCGTATTTTATGGGTTTAACACCTATTACAGAAGCGCTAATGCAGCTCATGGGCAGGTGTGGCCAAAGACAACTAGGTACAGCAGTAGGCAATAAAAAACCAGAGATAATCTTATGCAGCGACAATGGAAGTGTATTGCAAACGCATGCAACTATAATTTTAAGGAGGCAATAA
- a CDS encoding Zn-ribbon domain-containing OB-fold protein, with product MSIFLPTPTSDTAFFWEASKNKQLKFQKCRDCGYVRWPASIACPQCHSLNFEYIISKGLGKIYSFVVYKVAFHKAFKDNLPYIVAIVELDEGPRIVSNIINCDPSKLSCDMPVKVVWEEALEFNIPKFELNL from the coding sequence ATGAGTATTTTTTTACCAACCCCGACATCTGACACAGCTTTTTTTTGGGAAGCATCTAAAAATAAACAGTTAAAATTCCAAAAATGCAGAGATTGTGGCTATGTCAGATGGCCTGCTTCAATTGCTTGCCCACAGTGCCATTCTCTAAACTTCGAATATATAATTTCAAAAGGATTGGGGAAAATCTATTCTTTTGTAGTATATAAAGTGGCTTTCCATAAAGCTTTTAAAGATAATCTTCCCTACATAGTAGCTATTGTTGAGCTTGATGAAGGACCACGTATCGTTAGTAATATAATAAACTGTGATCCATCTAAATTAAGCTGTGATATGCCAGTTAAGGTAGTGTGGGAAGAGGCTTTAGAGTTTAATATACCTAAGTTTGAATTGAATCTTTAG
- a CDS encoding 4-hydroxyphenylacetate 3-hydroxylase N-terminal domain-containing protein codes for MCFLTDLKGDRGKKPSQQSDLDSNLRVVEVKKDGIVIRGAKVMICGVAASNEIFLLPGGVYGEADKDFAVAYVVPRYIEGLTIVETTRPSDLRGAWR; via the coding sequence ATGTGTTTCTTAACTGATCTTAAAGGAGATCGTGGTAAAAAACCATCACAGCAATCTGATCTTGACAGCAATTTACGCGTTGTAGAAGTTAAAAAAGATGGTATTGTTATACGCGGCGCAAAAGTGATGATATGTGGTGTTGCTGCTTCAAATGAAATTTTTTTACTGCCCGGCGGAGTTTATGGAGAAGCGGATAAAGACTTTGCTGTAGCTTACGTAGTACCAAGGTATATAGAAGGTCTAACTATTGTAGAAACAACACGTCCAAGCGACCTAAGGGGAGCTTGGAGATAA
- a CDS encoding 4-hydroxyphenylacetate 3-hydroxylase C-terminal domain-containing protein, whose protein sequence is MICRKLELRKAYLLFDNVFVPNDRVFMRGEYKYTRDIINYFTSTYRACLGVCVAGQEDTMIGAAVLIARANGLSSRVFFDKLINMSINNEVTYGLGIGAIALGKKHPSGVYFPDQLLTNVNKVQVATLPYETKRLTQDIAGGIGEAGCLTSCQDIENPQYGPLIEKYLKAGEGSGKTRAKIARLIEWLTLGAGVPGTMHGGGSPDGARLFVRALTPFDKYVDYAKKIMNIEEDVKEPEKTK, encoded by the coding sequence TTGATATGCCGCAAACTGGAATTACGCAAAGCCTATCTATTGTTTGATAATGTGTTTGTGCCTAACGATAGAGTATTTATGCGTGGAGAATATAAGTACACTCGTGATATCATAAATTATTTTACTTCTACTTACCGCGCATGTCTTGGCGTTTGTGTTGCAGGGCAAGAGGATACAATGATTGGTGCAGCAGTTTTGATAGCCAGAGCTAATGGTTTGTCTTCTCGAGTATTTTTCGATAAACTTATTAATATGTCTATTAATAATGAAGTGACATATGGACTTGGCATAGGAGCTATAGCTCTAGGCAAAAAACACCCTTCTGGCGTATATTTTCCGGATCAGCTTTTAACTAATGTAAACAAAGTTCAAGTAGCAACACTTCCGTATGAGACAAAAAGACTTACACAAGATATTGCTGGTGGTATAGGAGAAGCCGGGTGCTTAACTTCATGCCAAGATATCGAAAACCCTCAATATGGGCCACTAATAGAAAAATATCTAAAAGCAGGTGAAGGTTCTGGTAAAACTCGCGCAAAAATTGCAAGGTTAATAGAATGGTTAACCTTAGGTGCAGGTGTTCCTGGCACAATGCATGGGGGAGGGTCTCCTGATGGTGCACGCCTGTTTGTTAGAGCTCTAACTCCTTTCGATAAATATGTAGACTATGCAAAAAAAATTATGAATATTGAGGAAGATGTTAAAGAACCTGAAAAAACAAAATAA
- a CDS encoding acyl-CoA dehydrogenase family protein — translation MIDFTFTQEQEDFRKQVAEFVKAKIAPKVKDMEKNKGADKEVVEAVKEAKLTGIFIPKAYGGLGLGYVARLIALEEIAKVSPGVSMMLQIFGLGIEPILKSGSAEQKEKYLPGLASGEKLATVAVTETTGGSDPTGIETTYTKESDYYILNGRKIMLTNAPVANTFVVLAKDPNNPKAFSTFIIEDTFEGFKRGKDWNEIGLHGCSVGEILLQNCKVPQGNLLGEEGKGMRVAMSAIGEVGRSGMVGVGLGILSALLEQSVNFSKKRILYGKPISNLQTIQNKIAQMKLDLEVSSLLGYRAASMQDKAQRCDLEFAMAKYYTTEAAQRCAKMAVDIHGGYGVVEESIVTRLLRDAFVLGPSAGTSDIMTVIIARAAIG, via the coding sequence ATGATTGATTTTACTTTTACACAAGAACAAGAGGATTTCAGAAAACAAGTGGCAGAATTTGTGAAAGCAAAAATTGCACCAAAAGTTAAGGATATGGAAAAAAATAAAGGTGCAGACAAAGAGGTAGTTGAAGCTGTGAAAGAAGCAAAACTCACAGGTATATTTATACCAAAAGCGTATGGTGGCTTAGGGCTTGGCTACGTTGCAAGGCTTATTGCTTTGGAAGAAATCGCCAAAGTCTCTCCTGGTGTTTCCATGATGCTCCAGATTTTTGGTCTTGGTATTGAGCCTATTCTAAAATCAGGCAGCGCAGAGCAAAAAGAAAAATACCTACCAGGCCTTGCAAGTGGAGAAAAACTTGCTACAGTAGCTGTAACAGAAACCACTGGTGGATCAGACCCAACAGGCATAGAAACAACATACACAAAGGAAAGTGACTACTACATACTAAATGGAAGAAAAATTATGCTTACCAATGCTCCCGTTGCCAATACATTTGTGGTGCTTGCGAAAGATCCAAATAACCCAAAAGCCTTTTCTACCTTCATAATTGAAGATACATTCGAAGGCTTCAAAAGAGGAAAAGATTGGAACGAGATAGGCCTTCATGGTTGCAGTGTGGGTGAGATACTGCTTCAAAACTGCAAAGTGCCCCAAGGAAACCTGCTTGGAGAAGAAGGCAAAGGCATGAGGGTAGCGATGAGCGCCATAGGTGAAGTAGGCAGAAGCGGTATGGTAGGTGTGGGCCTTGGTATACTCTCTGCTCTTTTAGAACAGTCGGTAAACTTTTCAAAAAAACGCATACTATACGGAAAACCCATAAGCAACTTACAAACCATACAAAACAAAATAGCTCAAATGAAATTAGATTTAGAAGTCTCAAGCCTACTTGGCTATAGAGCAGCAAGCATGCAGGATAAAGCTCAAAGATGTGACCTAGAGTTTGCCATGGCAAAGTACTATACTACAGAAGCTGCCCAGAGGTGCGCTAAAATGGCTGTGGATATCCATGGTGGCTATGGCGTTGTAGAAGAATCTATTGTCACAAGATTATTACGGGATGCCTTTGTGCTTGGTCCATCTGCTGGCACATCAGACATTATGACGGTTATTATTGCAAGGGCGGCTATTGGGTAG
- the cobT gene encoding nicotinate-nucleotide--dimethylbenzimidazole phosphoribosyltransferase — MKVEEILSKIVPINEEIYKQANQRTSKLIMPYRAMGYLNDISEQLCAIYSSMSLKIENKAVFVMAADHGVAEEDVSAYPQQVTCEMIKAFIKGNATITVLARLNNCSTIVADVGTKCDLSEKEPIGQNQFIIKKVKNGTNNFAKQPAMTKEEAYNSILTGFKIADEYITSKKLNLIATGDMGIANTTAASAVGACITKNNVELITGRGTLITDDTLENKIAIIKKSLNLHNPSPNDPIDVLSKVGGLEIGAIAGVILAACYNKIPVVIDGLISTAGALLAYKLNPLTKQYMFAGHLSYEPGHSLMLSYLGLRPILQLDMRLGEGSGAVLAMPIIEAAAKIITQVATFDEAQVTKSSL, encoded by the coding sequence TTGAAAGTAGAAGAGATTTTATCTAAAATAGTTCCAATTAATGAAGAAATTTATAAACAAGCAAATCAAAGAACATCAAAACTGATTATGCCATATAGGGCAATGGGTTATTTGAATGATATATCAGAACAATTATGTGCCATTTATTCTTCTATGTCTTTAAAAATCGAAAATAAAGCTGTATTTGTTATGGCAGCAGACCATGGAGTAGCAGAAGAAGATGTGAGTGCATATCCTCAACAGGTTACTTGCGAAATGATAAAAGCTTTTATTAAAGGTAATGCAACTATAACTGTCCTTGCAAGATTAAATAATTGTTCTACTATCGTCGCTGATGTGGGCACAAAATGCGATTTATCAGAAAAAGAACCAATAGGTCAAAATCAATTTATAATAAAGAAAGTTAAAAATGGCACAAATAACTTTGCAAAACAACCCGCAATGACAAAAGAAGAAGCGTATAACTCAATACTAACTGGCTTTAAAATTGCAGATGAGTATATAACATCTAAAAAACTCAATTTAATAGCAACCGGCGATATGGGCATAGCAAACACAACCGCAGCTTCTGCGGTTGGTGCTTGTATAACAAAAAACAATGTAGAACTTATAACAGGAAGAGGTACACTTATAACAGACGATACACTTGAAAATAAAATTGCCATTATCAAAAAATCACTAAATCTTCACAACCCAAGCCCCAATGATCCAATAGATGTATTATCAAAAGTAGGTGGTCTTGAGATTGGTGCAATTGCAGGTGTAATTTTGGCTGCTTGCTACAATAAAATACCTGTTGTTATTGATGGTTTAATTTCAACTGCTGGCGCACTTTTGGCTTACAAACTAAACCCACTGACAAAGCAATATATGTTTGCAGGCCATTTATCTTATGAGCCAGGCCATAGCTTAATGCTCTCTTATTTAGGATTAAGGCCAATCTTACAATTAGATATGAGGCTTGGCGAAGGCAGTGGAGCTGTGCTTGCAATGCCTATCATTGAAGCAGCGGCTAAAATAATAACGCAAGTAGCTACATTTGATGAAGCGCAAGTAACCAAAAGCAGTTTATAA
- a CDS encoding argininosuccinate synthase, with product MSVKKVVLAYSGGLDTSVIIKWLMDKYNCEVIAYTADLGQNEPLEPIKAKALKTGASKAYVEDLRKEFLEDYVMRAFKMNALYENKYPLATALGRPLITKKLVEIAIKEGADAIAHGSTGKGNDQVRFDVSAVALKPDIRVLVPIRDWELKSREEEIEYAKKFNIDISITKEKPYSIDRNIWGVAIEAGILEDPQQETPEDIFSLTKNPLEAPNAPQYVTIGFEKDIPISIDGQKMPLVDLVTHLNEIAGNNGVGRIDMIENRLVGIKSREVYEAPAAVSLLEAKRALEQLVLDREAMHFKDQLAIKYSELVYYGLWFSPLREALDAFADKLCENLTGEVTIKLYKGSVVAVSRKSPYSIYNKNLATYESTDTFRHKDGEGFCNIWGLPLKVIASVKNAQK from the coding sequence ATGAGTGTAAAAAAAGTAGTTTTGGCTTATTCTGGTGGACTTGATACATCGGTTATTATTAAGTGGTTAATGGATAAATATAACTGCGAAGTTATAGCCTATACTGCCGATTTAGGTCAAAATGAACCGCTTGAGCCCATAAAAGCTAAAGCACTAAAGACTGGGGCGTCAAAAGCTTATGTAGAAGATCTTCGAAAAGAATTTTTAGAAGACTATGTAATGAGAGCTTTCAAAATGAATGCGCTTTATGAAAACAAATACCCGCTTGCCACAGCACTTGGAAGGCCGCTTATTACAAAAAAACTCGTTGAGATTGCAATTAAAGAAGGCGCAGATGCCATTGCTCACGGATCAACAGGCAAAGGTAACGATCAAGTAAGATTTGATGTATCTGCAGTTGCGCTAAAGCCCGATATTAGAGTGCTTGTGCCTATCAGAGATTGGGAGTTAAAATCGCGAGAAGAAGAAATTGAATATGCTAAAAAATTCAACATAGACATATCTATAACAAAAGAAAAGCCTTATTCAATAGACAGAAATATCTGGGGAGTGGCAATTGAGGCTGGCATATTAGAAGATCCACAGCAAGAAACCCCAGAAGATATTTTTTCTTTGACAAAAAACCCCCTTGAAGCACCAAATGCGCCTCAATACGTTACAATTGGCTTTGAAAAAGATATACCAATAAGTATAGATGGCCAAAAAATGCCGCTTGTTGATTTAGTTACACACTTAAACGAAATAGCAGGCAATAATGGTGTAGGCAGGATTGATATGATTGAAAATCGTCTCGTTGGTATAAAATCAAGGGAAGTTTACGAAGCTCCTGCTGCTGTAAGTTTGCTTGAAGCAAAAAGGGCTTTAGAACAGCTTGTGCTTGATAGAGAAGCTATGCATTTTAAAGATCAATTAGCTATAAAATATTCAGAACTTGTTTATTATGGTTTATGGTTTTCACCGCTAAGGGAAGCACTTGATGCTTTTGCTGATAAATTGTGTGAGAATTTGACAGGTGAAGTTACTATAAAACTATACAAAGGCTCTGTTGTTGCAGTTTCTAGAAAATCACCGTATTCTATATATAATAAAAATCTTGCAACGTACGAATCTACGGATACATTTAGACATAAAGATGGCGAGGGTTTTTGCAATATCTGGGGTTTGCCGCTAAAGGTGATAGCAAGCGTAAAAAATGCTCAAAAATAA